One stretch of Gemmatimonas sp. DNA includes these proteins:
- the hisA gene encoding 1-(5-phosphoribosyl)-5-[(5-phosphoribosylamino)methylideneamino]imidazole-4-carboxamide isomerase codes for MIAVPAVDLRGGKCVQLVGGDYDDERVRLDDPGAVAAEWVRIGFTRLHIVDLDAATGRGQNHEVIREILRDATVPIQVGGGVRDEARIERLLEEGASWVVVGTRAIEDEDWRREMADTFPGRLIIAADVRERNVVTRGWAETSQIDVIDFVSELAQLPLAGVLVTAVHLEGKMAGTDLPLMEDVAEASQWPVFASGGVTSLDDMRALEHRGLSGAVLGMALYTGALDARRLAEEFGA; via the coding sequence ATGATCGCTGTGCCCGCGGTGGACCTGCGTGGTGGCAAATGCGTGCAGCTCGTCGGTGGAGACTACGACGACGAGCGGGTGCGTCTCGATGATCCCGGTGCCGTGGCGGCCGAATGGGTGCGCATCGGCTTCACGCGGTTGCATATCGTCGATCTCGATGCGGCCACCGGCCGTGGTCAGAATCACGAAGTCATCCGTGAGATCCTGCGCGACGCCACGGTGCCCATTCAGGTCGGTGGTGGCGTACGCGACGAAGCGCGGATCGAGCGCTTGCTCGAGGAAGGCGCGTCGTGGGTGGTGGTGGGCACGCGTGCCATTGAAGACGAAGACTGGCGCCGCGAGATGGCCGACACGTTTCCCGGCCGCCTGATCATCGCGGCCGATGTGCGCGAGCGGAACGTGGTCACGCGCGGCTGGGCGGAGACTTCACAAATCGACGTGATCGACTTCGTGTCCGAGCTTGCCCAGCTTCCGCTGGCGGGGGTGCTGGTCACTGCCGTGCATCTCGAAGGCAAGATGGCAGGTACTGATCTTCCGCTCATGGAAGACGTGGCCGAGGCGAGCCAGTGGCCGGTATTCGCCTCGGGTGGTGTGACGTCGTTGGACGATATGCGTGCGCTCGAACACCGCGGCCTGTCCGGCGCGGTGCTCGGCATGGCGCTTTACACGGGCGCGCTCGATGCGCGCCGTCTCGCAGAGGAGTTCGGCGCATGA
- the hisH gene encoding imidazole glycerol phosphate synthase subunit HisH, producing MTQALRVTVFDYGAGNLHSLVKAIEAGGAVVHVETDPVLAVRDTDALILPGVGAFAPAAARLAPGREVMREALLAGLPALGICLGMQLLFDGSDEGPGQGLGVVDGQVTKLVAAQIPQIGWNRLEDVTDPLLVASGLDVAYYANSFVCRPTVESVPFMSAWSEHDGDRFPASVRRGNIIGTQFHPEKSSAPGVAFVRAFLQFAASLRSAS from the coding sequence ATGACCCAGGCCTTACGCGTCACCGTCTTCGATTACGGCGCCGGCAATCTGCACTCGCTGGTGAAGGCGATCGAAGCGGGCGGCGCGGTGGTGCACGTGGAAACCGACCCCGTGCTCGCGGTGCGTGACACCGACGCGTTGATCCTGCCGGGTGTGGGTGCGTTCGCGCCGGCCGCCGCACGGCTTGCGCCCGGGCGTGAGGTCATGCGCGAGGCCTTGCTGGCCGGACTGCCCGCGCTCGGCATTTGCCTGGGCATGCAGCTGCTGTTCGACGGCAGCGACGAGGGGCCCGGCCAAGGTCTGGGTGTCGTGGACGGACAGGTCACGAAGCTGGTGGCCGCGCAGATTCCCCAGATCGGCTGGAATCGCCTTGAAGACGTCACCGACCCGCTGCTCGTGGCATCGGGGCTCGACGTCGCGTACTACGCCAACAGTTTCGTCTGTCGGCCGACCGTCGAGTCTGTGCCGTTTATGAGCGCGTGGAGCGAACATGACGGCGACCGCTTCCCCGCGTCGGTTCGACGCGGCAACATCATCGGCACGCAGTTCCATCCGGAAAAGTCGAGTGCTCCCGGCGTGGCGTTCGTGCGTGCGTTTCTGCAGTTCGCCGCTTCCCTCAGGAGTGCGTCATGA